The proteins below come from a single Garra rufa chromosome 3, GarRuf1.0, whole genome shotgun sequence genomic window:
- the aldh1a3 gene encoding retinaldehyde dehydrogenase 3, whose translation MAQNGTIENGLARNTSPPPLPQPVKIPEIKHTKIFINNEWHTSIKGKKFPTINPATGVKICDVEEADKADVDEAVKAAKAAGKRGSEWRRMDASSRGRLLHRLADLLERERTVLATLESMDTGKPFLHAFFVDLDGSIKTLRYYAGWTDKIHGKTMPVDENFVCFTKHEPVGVCGAIIPWNFPLLMLTWKIAPALACGNTVVIKPAEQTPLTALHVGALIKEAGFPPGVVNIVPGFGPTAGAAIASHMNIDKVAFTGSTEVGQLIKAAAAKSNLKRVTLELGGKNPCIVFADSDLQLAVEETQKGAFFNQGQACTAASRVYVEEPIYDEFVRLSVERAKNIAIGDPLEPRTSHGPQIDQHQFDKILELVESGKKEGATLECGGCAVEDRGLFIHPTIFSDVKDHMLIAKKEIFGPVQCIMKFKTQEEVIDRANDSQYGLTAAVFTHDIHRAMSVSAALEAGTVWVNCYNALQAQTPFGGYKMSGNGRELGEYALAEYTEVKAITIKLSEQLTL comes from the exons ATGGCACAGAACGGGACTATAGAGAACGGGCTCGCTCGAAACACGTCCCCTCCGCCTCTGCCTCAACCTGTGAAAATCCCTGAGATTAAACACACTAAG atttttattaataatgaatGGCACACGTCAATCAAAGGAAAGAAGTTTCCTACAATCAACCCTGCAACAGGTGTCAAAATCTGTGACGTTGAGGAGGCGGATAAA GCTGATGTGGATGAGGCGGTGAAAGCAGCCAAAGCGGCCGGGAAGAGAGGCTCTGAGTGGCGGCGGATGGACGCGTCAAGCCGGGGCAGGTTACTGCACAGACTCGCGGACCTCCTGGAGCGAGAGCGCACTGTGCTGGCG ACTCTAGAGTCAATGGACACCGGCAAACCCTTCCTGCATGCGTTCTTTGTCGATCTGGATGGCAGCATTAAGACCCTGAGATATTATGCCGGCTGGACGGACAAGATTCATGGGAAAACCATGCCGGTTG ATGAAAACTTTGTGTGTTTTACCAAACACGAGCCTGTCGGTGTGTGCGGAGCAATTATTCCG TGGAACTTCCCTCTCCTGATGTTGACGTGGAAGATCGCGCCAGCTTTGGCCTGCGGGAACACGGTGGTCATTAAACCGGCTGAACAGACCCCGCTGACAGCTCTTCACGTCGGAGCGCTCATAAAGGAG GCGGGATTTCCACCTGGAGTCGTGAATATCGTGCCTGGGTTTGGACCAACGGCTGGAGCGGCTATCGCCAGTCATATGAACATCGACAAAGTGGCTTTTACAGGCTCTACAGAG GTGGGCCAGCTGATCAAAGCGGCGGCAGCCAAGAGCAACCTGAAAAGAGTGACTCTGGAGCTGGGAGGGAAGAACCCCTGCATTGTGTTTGCTGACTCAGACC tgcaGTTAGCGGTGGAGGAGACGCAGAAGGGTGCGTTCTTCAACCAGGGTCAGGCGTGCACCGCTGCGTCACGTGTTTACGTGGAAGAGCCGATTTATGACGAGTTTGTGCGTCTCAGTGTGGAGAGAGCCAAGAATATAGCGATCGGAGACCCCCTGGAGCCTCGAACCTCACACGGGCCACAG ATTGACCAGCATCAGTTTGATAAGATCCTGGAGCTGGTGGAGAGTGGGAAGAAGGAGGGGGCGACGCTGGAGTGCGGAGGATGTGCGGTGGAAGACAGAGGACTGTTTATCCATCCCACCATCTTCTCCGATGTCAAAGACCACATGCTTATCGCCAAAAAAGAG ATCTTTGGGCCGGTTCAGTGCATCATGAAGTTTAAGACGCAGGAGGAGGTGATTGACAGAGCCAACGACTCACAGTACGGCCTGACGGCAGCTGTTTTCACACATGACATCCATCGCGCCATGAGCGTGTCTGCGGCGCTGGAGGCTGGAACTGTCTG GGTGAACTGCTACAACGCTTTACAAGCTCAAACTCCATTCGGAGGATACAAGATGTCAGGAAACGGCCGAGAGCT GGGTGAGTATGCATTGGCAGAGTACACAGAGGTCAAAGCCATCACTATCAAACTCAGTGAGCAGCTGACACTGTGA